TCTGGGGAATGGACTCGGTCATAGTTTCAGGAAGACCGTCGGTGGTGGCCTCAATCTCGAGGTCCTCAGGTTGGATGAGTTTGCTATGGGTAAGCACAACCGCTCTTTCAATAATATTTTCCAACTCCCTGACGTTTCCGGTGAACGGATGCTGCGCCAGGATGGACATGGCGGCCGGCGACACTCCATGGATCTCCTTGTCGATCTCTCCGGAGAATTTTTTCAGGAAATGACCAATAAGCAGGGGAAGATCTCCTTCTCGCTCAATCAGGGGAGGTAGATGAACAGGGATGATGTTCAGTCTGAAAAAGAGATCCTTGCGAAAAAGCCCCTCATCAACCAGATCACTCAGGTCTCTGTTGGTAGCGGTTATGAGACGGATGTCAATGGAAATGGGCTTGGTCCCCCCGATGGGGGTTATGGTAAATTCCTGAAGAACCCGCAACAGTTTTCCCTGGGTGGCCAGACTGATGTTGGAAATCTCATCCAAAAAGAGAGTTCCGCCGTCAGCTACTTTGAACAGGCCCATCTTCGTCTGTACCGCCCCGGTAAAAGAGCCCTTGACATGGCCGAACAGTTCACTTTCCAGCAGGTTCTCCACCAATGATGTGCAGTCAACGGCAACAAAAGGCTTATCACAACGCATGCTGTTTTCATGAATGGCCCTGGCAACCAGTTCCTTACCCGTACCGCTCTGACCGGTGATCAGGACCGTACTATCAGTGGGAGCGACCTGCTTGATTCTGTTATAAACCCTTTGCATCGCTTCGCTCTCGCCGACAAAAATATCAAAACCGGCTTGGCTTGGTCCAACTGCTGGATGACCACGCTGCAGCTGAACGGTTCGCTGTTCCAGCGCTTTTTCGACCATTTCGATCATCTGCTCGGGGGTAAAAGGCTTGGAAATATAATCGAAAGCGCCATTTTTCATCGCATCAACGGCGGTATCAACGGTGGAATACCCGGTGATAATGATGACCGGCACATCAGGCTGCAGGATTTTAATGGCCTTAAGGACCTCTATGCCATCCATTCCCGGCATTTTAAGATCCGTAATGACGATGTTGAACGGCGTTTTCTGGAGCTTTTCGATCGCCCCAAAACCGCTTTCAGACGCCTCCGCCTGGTAGCCCCTGCCCTCCATGACCCGACAGAGCCCTCTCCTGATTACCGCTTCATCGTCAACTATAAGAACTCTTACCCCTGTCATATCCTACTCCTTGAAGATCACAGCTCCATTCACGTCATGGCAATGGCCATCTACAGCTCTCGAACGCATGGCCGGCTTCCCACTCAAGGACATGCTGGTTTGCGCGTGCCTCATTAATGACCTCCAGAGCAGACACTGTAAAGTCATCGTGAAACCGGACTTTCACCTTCATTGTGATGTTGGACTTCACCTGCACGACACACTATTACGAGGAAACTCTTCCGATAGCTACTCCTTTATTCCGGCCCTTGTGAATCAGTACACAGTATAATGTATAAAATGATTTTGTCAACT
The Candidatus Anaeroferrophillus wilburensis DNA segment above includes these coding regions:
- a CDS encoding sigma-54-dependent Fis family transcriptional regulator; the protein is MTGVRVLIVDDEAVIRRGLCRVMEGRGYQAEASESGFGAIEKLQKTPFNIVITDLKMPGMDGIEVLKAIKILQPDVPVIIITGYSTVDTAVDAMKNGAFDYISKPFTPEQMIEMVEKALEQRTVQLQRGHPAVGPSQAGFDIFVGESEAMQRVYNRIKQVAPTDSTVLITGQSGTGKELVARAIHENSMRCDKPFVAVDCTSLVENLLESELFGHVKGSFTGAVQTKMGLFKVADGGTLFLDEISNISLATQGKLLRVLQEFTITPIGGTKPISIDIRLITATNRDLSDLVDEGLFRKDLFFRLNIIPVHLPPLIEREGDLPLLIGHFLKKFSGEIDKEIHGVSPAAMSILAQHPFTGNVRELENIIERAVVLTHSKLIQPEDLEIEATTDGLPETMTESIPQSAESLKEAKRKVREKAVGPVERAFLIQALERSNWNVTRAARDVGMLRPNFQAMLKKQGISVRDHSE